From a single Thermodesulfobacteriota bacterium genomic region:
- a CDS encoding CPBP family intramembrane glutamic endopeptidase has product MAAGKRFPWEAVAAFAAVFAAIRLSLYLDVPGRIFSTAVLAAVLFLYVPVPHYRKSGFPEWTRVENPRRTLGTGLLLIVAGAAAWSLYAMLPLPPELSPPRGALPISPALAAHILLLTALPEEVFFRGYLYDLFEEAGMEPVIPTALLFAAGHLVIHPSPYRLLTFLPGLLLGWGRRSCGNIYVPVAVHFLYNLFPFLLGGPA; this is encoded by the coding sequence GTGGCCGCCGGAAAAAGGTTCCCGTGGGAAGCGGTCGCGGCCTTCGCAGCCGTCTTCGCGGCGATCCGCCTCTCGCTCTACCTGGACGTGCCCGGGCGCATCTTCTCCACCGCGGTCCTCGCCGCCGTCCTGTTCCTCTACGTTCCCGTGCCGCATTACCGGAAAAGCGGCTTCCCCGAGTGGACCCGCGTGGAGAACCCCCGCAGGACGCTCGGAACGGGGCTGCTGCTGATCGTGGCGGGCGCCGCGGCCTGGTCCCTTTACGCCATGCTGCCGCTTCCCCCGGAGCTGTCCCCGCCCCGGGGGGCGCTCCCGATCTCCCCGGCGCTGGCGGCGCACATCCTGCTGCTGACAGCGCTGCCCGAGGAGGTCTTCTTCCGCGGATACCTGTACGACCTCTTCGAGGAAGCGGGCATGGAGCCGGTGATCCCGACCGCCCTTCTTTTCGCCGCGGGACACCTGGTGATCCACCCCTCCCCCTACCGCCTGCTGACCTTCTTGCCCGGGCTGCTGCTCGGGTGGGGACGGAGGAGCTGCGGGAACATCTACGTACCGGTGGCGGTGCACTTCCTCTATAACCTCTTCCCGTTCCTGCTCGGAGGGCCGGCATGA